The genomic region TGGGGATGGTCCGGGAAACAGCTTAAAAAAAGTGATTTATTTCCCAGACCATTAATAATCCTAACAGTAACAGTAATTAACAAGGTAGCAAAAAGTTCGACCCCCGCCATCCCAGCGAAGGTCGGACTCAAGAAGCAATTAAAAATACAAAAAGCCGGATCAATTCCGGCATGACGCAGCCGCCCTTTTTTGATTTTTTGCGAGACCATCAGTATTGACAAGATCGCAAAAAAATCGTCCGCAAAAGGTCGTGTTTCCGTCATTCACACGCGGTCTGGATTCAGCTGATGTCTATCTAAAGGCGACCCTAAATATCATCAATTAGATTACACAGAAGTCTGACTCCAAAGCCAGTTCCCCCGGCCCCGCAATAATCAGACGGCTTCTTGGAATATGCAGGTCCTGCTATGTCGATATGCGCCCATTTTGTTTTTTCAACAAAATCAGATAGAAACAGGGCTGCTGTCAAAGCTCCTCCCCATCTCGCATTGGCTGAATTTGTCATATCCGCAAAATCGCTTTTCAGCATTTCCTTATAATCTTCCGGCATAGGCATGAGCCAGCATCTTTCATGTACTGCATTGCCTGACTCAGCTACTCTTTTACCAAATTCATCATCATTTGAGAATACACCAGCTATTTTTTCACCAAGTGCCACCATGCATGCACCTGTAAGTGTGGCAAGGTCAATCATCATGTCTGGTTTATAATTCTTGGCTATATACGTTAGAGTATCAATGAGTATAAGCCTGCCTTCCGCATCCGTATTGGTTATTTCGATTGTCTTGCCGTTGAGGCTTTTGAATATGTCGCCTGGCCTGTAAGAATCACCGGAAGGCATATTCTCAACTATAGGGATTGCTCCTATAGTATGAGTGGCCGGCTTAAGTTTGCTTACAGCAATAAGGGTAGCTGCTACTGCCGCACCTCCGGCCATATCCATTTTCATGTCTTCGAGTGAGCCTGTTGGTTTGAGATTTATACCGCCTGTGTCAAAAGTTACTCCTTTGCCCACAAAGGCAATTTTTTTCTTAATCTTGCCTTCCGGTTTATATTCCATGATAACAAGTCTTGGCTTGCTTGTGCTTCCCTGACCAACAGCGAGAAGAGCACCAAATCCCAGACTTTTCATTTCTTCTTCATCAAGAATAGTGACTTCAAGGCCGTTTTCTGTTGCTGTTTTTGCAAGCATTGTTGCAAATTCCTCCGGCCTTTTATGATTTGACGGCATGGAGACCCATTCCCTTGCCAAAATAGTGGAAGCGCAGATTATTTCTGCTTTCTCCTCCAGGCCTGAAAGTTTTGCAACTGAACCTGTTTCAGTAATGATATCAATATTTTTTAAAGCAATAGTCTTTTTTTCGCTTTTGTAAGCATCATATATATGGTTGGCCAGAATAGAACCTTCGCACAAGGCTGATGCAAGCTTGTCTGCTTTTATTTTTACTTTGGTTGCACCAGGGCTTGAAATGGCAATATTTTCTGCCTTTTGAGAAATAGCAGTTTTCACAGCCTTTCCAGCCATGCATCTGAAGGTTTCTTCTTTTAAAGCATCCGATTTACCAATACCTATAAAAAGGACCTTTGATGCGGAAACACCTTCTGGATTATGAAAAATAATACTTTCGCCGGTCTTGCCTTCAAATCCTTTTATAGCTTTTGCTTTTTTAACAAGTTCATTTATTTCCTGATCAGCGTGAATGCTTTTGTTCTCACATACTGGTATTGCAAGAAATTCAATGTTTTCTGTTGTTATATCTATATGTTTGATTTTTATCATGTCATATCCTCTTGGTTCTATTAATCATATTTTATTGCGCTGAAGCGCATAAGTTTTTTCCAGTTGTGAACTGATTTTATGTAGCGTATCGTACCGGTTTTGCCTCTTATAACGAGGGAATGGGTTTCTGCTCCGTTTCCGGTATATTTTACTCCTGGAAGAAAAACGCCTCCTGAAATTCCTGTAGCAGCAAAAAATAAGTCATCGCTTTTTACAAGCTCGTTTACGCTGAAAACCTGATTAAGGTTGATCCCGGCCTTTTTCATAGCCTCAAACTCATCTTCTTTCTGAGGATCAAATTTGGAAAGCATTTCTCCGCCGATTGATCTTATTGCACATGCTGATATTACACCTTCCGGTGTTCCTCCCGTTCCCATCATTACATCGATTTCTGATGTCGGATCAATTGCCATAAGCGACCCTGCTACGTCACCGTCAGTATGAAGCTGTATTCTTGCGCCTGCTTTTCTTATCTGATTTATGAGATCTTTGTGCCTTGGTTTGTCCAGGACAAATACCACAAGGTCTTCAATATCTTTGCCTATGGCAGATGAGATTTTTATCAGGTTTTCTTCGACAGGCGCATCTATATCGATCACGTTTTTTGCTTCCGGAGGAACAACAAGCTTTTTCATGTAATAGCTTGGGCCAGGGTCAAACATTGTGCCTGAAGGGGAGGCCGCTACAACAGAAATTGCGTTTGGCCGCCCAAATGCGAGAAGTTGAGTTCCTTCAACAGGATCTACGGCAATATCCATTGATACGCCTCTGCCAGACCCAACTCTCTCTCCGTTATAAAGCATCGGAGCCTCATCTTTTTCACCTTCTCCGATAACAATTTTGCCGTCAATATCCATGGACGCGAAAGACAGCCGCATGGCATCGACTGCTGCTTGGTCGCCGGCATTTTTGTCTCCCTTACCCAGCCATCTCGCGCTTGCCAGAGCAGCTGTTTCTGTTACCCTGGCCAGATCAAGGGCCAGGTTGTGCTGCGGAATTTCCATGATCATCTCCTTGAGAACTTATATTCCGGAAAAATAAAACAATACCTTATTTATATTCAATTTTTTGCGTTTTATAGCAAATAATTCGAAAAGTACATCTCTTCTATAATGTCTTTGATAATAAACAGTTTGAAAAAAAGATTCAAACTTACGAAAAATATGCTGCAAAATATCTAATTAAATTATGGATGCCATTTTTTTGATATGATATTATCTCCGTCCAATCAACCACGGATGCTCAGGCATCTTTAACATTTTATTATTCTCTGCCGTTTGTAGCTTCTCTGGCTCTGTTTTTTTATAAGAGCCGGCTACAGTGTAGTTCAGGTTTAGCTCCTGTCCTATGGAGTAGTGTGTACGTTCGGTAAGATATGCCCATAGGAGATAATGTGAATAAATTCAATAATCTTATTCTTGTTGTTTTCAGTTCCGATTATTTTTTTCCTGTCAGTTGCTTAATATCGTTGTTTCTTGTCACTATGCTGTTTTCAGTTCTGGACACCAGGCTAATTACAAAGGGGGATAAACCTCATCCTTCATTTTATGTGATCCAGAATATATCAGACCATGGTGAATCAAGTTTTAAAGCTATTCCGTTTGAGGATTTGCCTTCTAAGTTTGATTCGGCACAGTTTTTATTGCCCCAGGCCACTGGCAGAGCTTTTTTGGAAAGAGGAAACGCTTCTTTCACAGTGCGATGTTCTGAAAATAATAAAAATATTGTTGAGGTCAGGTTTAGGGGGGATGAAGCGTCAGGAGTGTCAAAATACTCTTTATCGAATGATGGTATTATTCCGCTATATTCAAAAGTCTTTCATCGGGTACATCTTTTTGCTGCAATTCCCTATGCCGCAGCTATTGCTTTGGCAATTATGTTTGGTGCAAGAGCAAGGCTTGAAAGGTATGATAAAAAATAATTGGTTGTTTCCCATATTATGCTGAAATGATTTTTCTTTCGATTCCAGAAGGAGAAAAACTCGACCGAGAGAATGTTTTGGGATTTTCCCGGCTTCCAAGCACAAATCTTGGAGAAGTGTAAATTGTTTTTGCAGTTTGTAAATAGTTTTTGTTTGATTAACACATGTATAGAAAATAGTTTTTCAACTTTCCCCATCTGTCTCTACCCCAATTTATGATGGGCTCTAAAAAGCCCGATTATCGTCATTACGGCTAGGCCTGAATCCAGAAGTGCCTGAAAATGCTGGATACTCAATCAAGTCCGGCATGATGCCGCCGAATTATTTTAACTTGTTGCACATTGTCAAATATGATTCTGAAAATAGTCTGTAGGGTTCATACGATCTTTGAAATTTATAATATTTATAAATATATTCATTGATAGGCTATATTGGGGTTTCATAAATCAGCAAATAGTTGAAGCCGGTATGGCAT from Desulforegula conservatrix Mb1Pa harbors:
- a CDS encoding leucyl aminopeptidase — translated: MIKIKHIDITTENIEFLAIPVCENKSIHADQEINELVKKAKAIKGFEGKTGESIIFHNPEGVSASKVLFIGIGKSDALKEETFRCMAGKAVKTAISQKAENIAISSPGATKVKIKADKLASALCEGSILANHIYDAYKSEKKTIALKNIDIITETGSVAKLSGLEEKAEIICASTILAREWVSMPSNHKRPEEFATMLAKTATENGLEVTILDEEEMKSLGFGALLAVGQGSTSKPRLVIMEYKPEGKIKKKIAFVGKGVTFDTGGINLKPTGSLEDMKMDMAGGAAVAATLIAVSKLKPATHTIGAIPIVENMPSGDSYRPGDIFKSLNGKTIEITNTDAEGRLILIDTLTYIAKNYKPDMMIDLATLTGACMVALGEKIAGVFSNDDEFGKRVAESGNAVHERCWLMPMPEDYKEMLKSDFADMTNSANARWGGALTAALFLSDFVEKTKWAHIDIAGPAYSKKPSDYCGAGGTGFGVRLLCNLIDDI
- the glpX gene encoding class II fructose-bisphosphatase, with the protein product MEIPQHNLALDLARVTETAALASARWLGKGDKNAGDQAAVDAMRLSFASMDIDGKIVIGEGEKDEAPMLYNGERVGSGRGVSMDIAVDPVEGTQLLAFGRPNAISVVAASPSGTMFDPGPSYYMKKLVVPPEAKNVIDIDAPVEENLIKISSAIGKDIEDLVVFVLDKPRHKDLINQIRKAGARIQLHTDGDVAGSLMAIDPTSEIDVMMGTGGTPEGVISACAIRSIGGEMLSKFDPQKEDEFEAMKKAGINLNQVFSVNELVKSDDLFFAATGISGGVFLPGVKYTGNGAETHSLVIRGKTGTIRYIKSVHNWKKLMRFSAIKYD